ctccaagGCATGCctatattcagaaataaaataggaatatgGTTGAAAGTTTGAGATCGTATCACCTGGAGGAAGAGGGCGAGATGAGGTGACCAAGCACAGTCCCTTTCCCCCTTCGCTTTAGCGTTATCTAACTTCCGTGACAGGAACGCCTCAGTAACCACGGAATAGCCACATGAAAGTTACTCAGAAGTTCTCACCTGCCTCCAGGACTGACCACACACAGTGCAGTGACCGGGCCTCGGGCTGCAGGGGCTCTGGAGCCCGCTCAGcgcactccccacctccctgcaggaGGGAAGGCCCAATACATGttcttaaaattttccagaaTGGGGCACAGCTGTAACACCTGTTCACCTCCTAGGCTTCCAAGAAGCCTATCTTTGAATAAATGTGCCAAAACCTGGAAATGAACCAGTTTCTGCTTTTCACTGAAACTCATTGGGTTACAACATGGGATTGAGTTCAAAGTTCTAAGTCTGGCTTTGACAGAGATTATTGGGTTTAGCACATAGAAAAAAGAGTGCATCACACAGCCTaactctcccctgcctcctcaccTGTGCCTCTGTGGTCacaaggaggagagggaggacagCCCGACGCAGAGGTGCACGCATCACTGGGGGAACCACGCGAAGCACAGGCCTTGAGAGCACTGTGTCACAGCAGAGTCCGAGTTGAGCTGCAGCTGAGTGGACGTTCATGTGACACTCAGCCCACCGTTGACTGGCTGTGTGACGTCAGCAGGGGTTAACAAGGCAACAcacagcttctctgtgcctccaaCCCCTCCAAGAGTGTGCGAAACAAACCGTGTCTGTGAGACCTTCATAAAGCAGTGCGTGTTCCTCGTCATCACGTAAGAACCGCATGTCAGCACTGCTGTACATGCCATGCGCCCTCAGACCAAGCCGCCCAAAGGTTCTGCTGTAATGTGGTCTTGTTTGGGGTCAACTTCCAGAAGTCGCTCTCTCAGTTCCACGTGCGCAGGCCGGCAGAGGCAGGACCAGCAGGATGAAGCCTGCTGATGGTCGCAGCAGAGGGGCCTGTTGTCCTGGGCCTGACAGCAAAAGGGAGGAGGCATCGCACGGTTTCATGCCCACCCCTTTCTTTTCACGCCCAGGTGGATAATGTGTGAGTACACTGTGAGTGTTTCCAAGTCTTTCTTATCTCAGttccttttaaaaagtgagatgagaaagaaaaaataagtaaatggaagtGTAATTGTTTTGTGACGGTAAAACTGAGAACTCAAAGGCGACCGGCTCAGCCCTCGCTCCTTCCCGCTGCACAGGGAGAGCTCTGGTCCCAGAAGTGATTTCCGGGGCCTGACCAGGGCCCCGGGCACCAACTCTGAACCTTCTGGGCAGCAAGTGACCCGCTGGGAATTGGATGGAAGCCTGGTAACCTCTGTTGGGAAAATGATCACACATCTTGCACACCACGCTAGGGAGTTCATGGGCCCTCTGAAAACCCAACAAAGACCCCTTCCACGAGCCCCATTACGAAGGTCGGGAAGTCTAGGGCTAAAGAACGCGTCTGTGGATAGGTCGTCACTGTGAGGAAGCCGTCATCTTGAAGGCACGTCACAGCGTGCCACCGCCGGTGGCAGCATGCTGTCGCTGAGGAAGGGTCACTGTGCAGAAACCCACATCCTCatgttctgtttttctctgaAACATCTGTCTAGGTTGTGCTGCTGCAGTTCAGGGTCAATCCTTGCAGCTTCTGCCTTGACGGACGACAGCAGCTGGGTTCTGCTCTCTGTTTGAATAAccctttagagaggggaaggatctATTTGGGGGCTAGAAGGATGACCAGGTAGTAGGAATGGATGAGCAAGAGGCTGGGGACTGCTGGCAGAGGGACTTCGAAATCACAGGCAGCCCCGCTGCCTGAGCACTGGATGGGCTGTCGGGCCCTGAAGGCCGGGGAGGAACTAAAACCGCTGACGCACGGGAATGAGGGAGGCGTGCGGCAACAGCCTCTTCCGTCCATTTAAAGTGGCTTCTGACTCGAACATTTAGTACATTTTAGCTAAGtggaggaaatgaaggaaatCAAATTTAGATtagaatagaaatttattttggtaaagaattatatatttcttatttgcaAAAGCTGAAAATGCTCCTATAAATGACCAGCCCAGAGCTTCGACTTCCACCGGCTTGACTGAATGAACGAGAGTCCGTCACTTCTTCTTGGCAGGTTTGGGGGCCTTTTCCAGGCCTTGGACGTGTTTTCGAGGAAGCTGATACTCTTCTGCAACCCACAAAGCAGAAACCCATCAGTGGGGCATGAGCTCCCCTGTCCTACCCTCCCACGGCTCCAGTGCCGCGCAGTGCCTCTCCTTGGCCCTGACCCCATGGGCTCCCGACCCACACAGCTGCCTCctggccctcccccgccccccttgtGTGCTCATTCCTGTTGTCAGCTTCTGTTCAAACAACCTCCACCACGGGGTCTGCTCTGCTACTACCAGCTCAAACTCAGCTCCTACGGGAAGTCTCCTGGGATGAAGTGTTTCTTCTTATACTTCAAAACTGACGTGTGCATTTCAGTCATGTTCACACTGATAGCTGCTTGCTAGGTGTAGTTCAGGCATTTAGAACTTTCTCATGGGAACGTGTGTGTCTCTGTTCAGTCACGTTCATCTCTTtccctctgtatttttttctcagcgCCTCATACACAGCTCTTCACTTAGAAAGGCTGAATTCTATAAGTTAGCTGCTGAGTATTGCCTTAGATCACAAAATCAATTTGCTTACTGAGCATTTTCTATATGCTAGGCCctgagcatgaaaaaaaaaaaggatgaaaaaggcAAGGTCTCTGACTGAAGATGCTCAGCAGGAAGTTCAGACATTAGAAAAAATTAGCCAAGTTGCAGACACTAACCAGAAATACAAACACAATTGGAAAGTGCTACATTAGCAATTTTTTAAGTGTTAGttttaggaaagagaaaaaaatggggcatGCACTGAGACAGGCTTCCCGTGACCCCAAAGCTGGCCAATGAGCCTTCAGGGTCAGGCAGACTTGGGCTgcgggaggaagaggaggtgagCACCCAAGTATGGATGCGTTTGTGTGTCTGGGCAACAGGCGGAGTCCAGCAcggcccaggcctggcagggcaTGTAGGGGTTGCCAAAGAGCCTGATGGGGTTGGTTGGGCTGAGAGGGTCTTGTTTCTGAGCTTAGAGTTTATTCTGAAAGCACTGAATAGGCATAAAAAGTTTTTTAGAGGAGAGTGATAAACACATGCATTTTAGAAAGCTGGCTTGGGCAGAGGCGTGGAAGATGGGTTGAACTGAGGACCCAGGGTTGGTCAAAAGCACTTAGGCTTTGCATTCTGACCAATCAACGTCCAGAGCTCCGCTGCAGCACCCGATAGTTGATtatctcagtttactcatctacAGTGCTGCAGCATCACTATGATTAAGAGAAATATACCTGCAAAAAGCCCAGCAAATGCTGAGTGCAGTTtgggtgctcaacaaatgtttatacAAAGAAAAGGACCAGAAAGAAAGGTTCTCTAATAGGATGATGGAAGAAGCATTGAACTTGGGGTCAAAGGATCCACCTGTTCAAACATTAGCTCCACCTCTCATTGGCTTGTAAAAGCTATGTGGGATATACATTCGGGGGTGTTATGAGAACCAGAGTGAGTGAGTTGGTGGGAAGATTTTCGCCATTCAGATCAATGGCTCTGCTTCTTCAGAGGGGATGCTCACCCAGCAACAGCCGGCCGACGTGGTGGACCTGGTTTCCCTGGATTTGGACCTGCAGGCTGTCcctggccccaggggcaggggtgaCCGTGGTGCTAGCCTGGCATCGCTGCTGCAGGACGGCGGCCACTGCGCATGGGTCCAGACCATAGGCCTCCAAATTCCGGACCACGGTCACCTGGGGGGACAAAAGCCGGATGGTAGGAGCAGACCAGGTGCCCTCCCGCCCAAGGGCCTTCTAGAGCCTCAGCAGCCTCATCACCCCTGTGTCCATCATCCCTACCAGCATGGTGTCTTTTCACCCAGATAACTTATTTTCGTACTTGTAAATTGATTCTTTCCAGCCCAGCTACTATATGtgttatacagggtccagcacaaataagcccttgttttattacaaaatcatgagccTGGAATTCTGTAAACAGAACgatatcacactcaggcacaccatatgacattttaggtgaaatgttcaaataaagCTATAAACTAATGTATTTTTGGACTAGAAGACACACTTTCCTCCCCCCCAGATTTGGGTGCACCCAAAAGaagggtgcgtcttatagtctgaatgtagctttacatttactttggggaaatatgttatttatgttattaaatattttaccacattttttgcttcaaaaattttttccctattttcatctaaaacctaggtgcatcttatggtctgaaaaatacaatattacacctatattattacaCTTCCGACCACACCTAAGCAAGCCTTGCTGCTGCTGGACCCTATATATTTAGTGGGATAAATATTCTCTATCCCACATATAacatatgcctttttaaaaagtgtttgtataatggagaatttaaaacataaagaacagCGTAACAGCAGAGTGAGCTCCCATGTGCCCACCACCAGTTCCAACAGTTATCGAATCATGACCGACCTCGACTCATCTACACCCCTGACCATTCTCATGTTGCTTTAAAGCAAATCCTCCTAGACATCAGATCATTCCACCCACAGATATTTCAGGATACATCTCCAAAacagtgacttttaaaaacaactatgAAACCATCACacctaaaggtaaataaatgataGTTCTTAATACCAAGTAGCTCATCAGCAACATCTGCATTTTTCTATGTTTCATCAACTTCCCAAATGACAAGTAGGTAACtttgagatgaaaaagaaaaataacactttttaaaagtcacagtTCTCCCCATTTCTTTAACAAGTTCTTTCTCATTCATGACTGGTGAAGCACGTTTCTATCAGGAGTGGGTCGGGGAGGGCTGCTTTCAGTAAAGGCCACAAAAGCCCCAAATAACCTACATGGGCCCAAGGGTTCCAGGCCTGGAGAGTCGCAGAACCAGTGAGACGCCGGGAGCCACATCTGTGTCCACCCCCGACAGATGCACAAAATCCCAACAAGCAGCTGTCGGATCACTGCTTGCAGACCTCCAGAAAATAACTCCCTATTTTAGAAAGCACCAATTTTAAGTTTGGATAATTCTAATTAACATAAAAGTGAGTGTTTAAATaagctaatatatatatataaattgctGAGTACAGAGTCTAGCACATAAATCACACACTCGAGAAACAGTGGCTGTTCCTACTTATTATCACGGTTATTACTGGTCCTCACTTACGGGATGCTCACAGGCCAAACACTATGACAAGTGCTTCACCCACGTGTACTCCTTCGCCGACCCTCACAGCGCCTTACAAGGAAGGCACTGTTCCCATCTTTATACACAAGGACACTCAGGCCACAAGACATTCAGTGACTTGCTCAAAGCCAAGCAGTGAGGCAAATGCCACGTCTGAACCCACATCTCTAACCCCAAAGCCCACGCTCATCACCACGCGCTACTAGAAAGTTCTCTATTTGACCCGAGTCTGTCTTCCTGGGACTTCCACCCAGTCATCCTATTGCTGTTTTCTCAAGGCACACTGAACAGGTGCGCTCCTTTTCCCGCGGACCGCTTTCCACATATGTGAGGACAGGTTCCCTAAGACCTTGTGTGGCCAAACGAAGCACAGTCAGTTCCTTTAGCAATTCTGCACAAGCTGTTTTCACTGAGCAAGGCCCAGGAGGTAATCGAATGAAGAGGAGGTGAAAGCCTGCAACAtagctctaaaaaaaaataaaataaaatttatatgaaccTTTGGAACCAGGTTCGGGCCAGTTTCCCGGCACAGAACCCTAGAGGGCAGTGAGCGAGGAGTCAGCCCTACCTGTTTCATACGGGGCCCAGCCCAGTCACACAAACATGGGTGTCTTATAAATCACCTCTGAGGGGTTCAGGGTCAATCTGAAAACCTCCAACCACATCAGAGAGACCAGAACTTAGCAGGAACATGAAATCACCATCTTCAAACTTTGTGTCTTTGTTTACATTACCTTTTTGTTAGAAGCTCTCTGTGCTAGGGTGATGTCCACTGGGCAGATTTTGCCTTTCTTCACAATGGGCTCTTGTCCAGGAAAGGCCACTTGATAGGCAGGCTGCAGTTTTTCCAAACACCTGGAACGGCGTCAGTGAGCTGCAGACTGATAAAGCACCAGGAGCCCTTtcctcacaccccaccccagcaggcaGCGGCTCGCCCGAGGCTGCACAGGAGAAGCATTCAAATCACCTAGGGAGCTGCACCCAGACCAGTCACCGCAGACACTGACCAGGCAGACACatattttaaagctccccaggtgtgGCCAAAGTCGAGACCCACTGCAATCTTCAGGGAAAGGAACATCAGTGCCTCAAACCCCCGGCAACCGACCACTGGCCTGGCCTTTGGAGAATTCGCCCAGGTTTCTCGATGGAGAGTGCCACCTGTCTCAAAACCCCACCTCACCTGGCCTGAGAAAGTGCCAGGTCACATTTCTGACCTGCTGCAATAATGCACCTGTTATAGAATGCCTTTCCCAAGTTTCCGCCTTTTATCTAATCAGTTTCTCttgctgatatatatatatatatgtgtgtgtgtgtgtgcgtgtgtgtgtatatatatatacacacatatatatatgtatacgaATTTTGACAAACTTCTTCTATcaagggccagacagtaaatattttaggctttaagGGCCATGCGGTGTCTGTTGCAACCACTCAACCCTGCCTTTGTAGCacgaaagcagccacagacagtacataaataagtgggcGCGGCTGTGTCCCAGTAACACCTTATTTACAAAACAGGTAACAGACCAGATCTGACCCACGGTGCTAAGTTTGCAAACTcctgatataaattattttcagccTCGGTTCTATGGAAAAGAGTATAGGAACCTTTCCTTTGAGGACTTCAAGACAATTCCCCCTCagccttctttttgtttctaaatctttatgaaattcttatttttaattagtgttctttctctttctccctttcaacTTCCCCTACTTTGTGTTGGCTTGTGTAGTTCCAAAGACCCTCCGCATCAGAATCACCCTGTGTTTATGCAGACTGACACGGTAAGAATTACGGGGACAAGTCAGAGACTGAGACAGTGACGATTCCAAAGTCCAGTGTGACAGACactcagggcaggggctggaacGCTGGAGAGGGGCCGCCGATGCCCACTACCTGGTCAGAAGACTGTCCCACGGAAGCTTCGAGACCATGTGCTGCTCACTCTTCTCTAAGACACAGTCACTCAGGATGGGATCCAGTTTCACGAGACTGTAGGACAAGAACAGGCTGTTAGTGAAGAAATCCTAGCCTTGCCCCTTCTGACCCAAAGGCCAGCTCGGGATTCACCTTTGATCATAACACCCTTTGTAGTCCTTCAGCAGCACTGGAACCCAAACGGTGCCCCAGTCGTGAAGCAATGCACCTGTGCGTGGAGGTACACGTGTACCTTCCTAAGACGAGGGAGAAGCAGGCAGTGGAGGGGGAAGTGGGATGGGAAAATTCAGGGACCAGGATTCGTGGTTCAGTTCTGCTACTAACCAATCACGATTAGGCCAGTACAGTGTTTTGATCATAAGGATGtcttttgaaagtaaaaataaaaattatggaaCGCTCTTCATTGAGTAGTTTACCTTCTGTATCCAGGaactgagaaaagagaagagagctaAAAGCTATGATGACTGTGGCAAAGTctttaatatttgcattttagcaAACTCCTCACAATGAGCACCCACATCTGAACATCAGTAGTGGACAGACATGAGGTCACACCTGCTCCATCTACAGCCAATGATGGCAGCCCATGTGGAGCGGAACACCCCAGACGGTAACTCCAGGGGTCCACGGCCCGTGGTTTGGAAGCCCTGCTGTTGATTATTTCTACATGCCCCTCCATCCAGACATCCTCTGAGGACCGTCTGAGTCCACGAAAGATGAGTGCTAACAACGCAGACACAGTCTCCTCTCAGCCCACTCACTTCTTGTTGTCTGCGTCCACCAGGTCGTTTTTCTTGGCGTAGTTAATGACGATCATTCGGACCTCACCGCCCTCGAGAACACTCCCCTTCCTAGGTGAGAAGGGACCGGGGTTAGTTCGTGGTGGCCCAGGAGACAACCTGCAAACACCAGGACTCGCTCCCTGCTCAGCAGGGTGCTTTCCCCAGCTTCTTgacttattttcttcccttttcctgacGAGTGAGGTAGTAAGCTGGACCACGTAGACTGTAAAGAATAATTACAGGTAGAAAAAGGAGAGGCCTACTCTCTCATTCATTTAGTCCAGAGACACTTTCTGGGAAGGAGGCTTGAGCTGGatctgggaggaagggaggtcaGGGCAGAGGAGGTGCTGCCAGTCACAGAACACTACTCAGGTGGAGAGGAACTACAGGCCAGAGTACCAAGCGGGCAGAGAAGGGCTGCTCTCCAAAAACTCACTTGTGGCCAGACTCCTGGAAGAGCAGGGTCATGCTGGCTGGGACACAGTAGAGGGGTTTTATATCTGGAGGGTGATAGGGCTGTTCCCTGCCACCCTCCTGGACAGTCTGGGAGGTCGGGGAGGGCTCAGGTATGACGAAAGATGTGATCCTAAAAcccagcagaaggaaagaaaaaacacattttatgctAGTGTCTCGGCAAGTCCCAGTTCACGGCCCAGGTGCCCCGGGGCCAGCTGAGCTACGGTGGCCAGGCCCCCTGCACTCACCTCGGGTGTTTCCAGTCCACAGCCACAATGCTCTCCACCCCTTTGCTCAGCTCCTTCACCTGTATAATCTGCTCCTGCTGCATTTGCTGCAGGAACTTAGAGAGCTAAGGGAGAGAGGGCCAGTGGTAGGGGACTTCATCACACACACTGAGCACCTAGGATGCGCCAGACACCGAGCTAGGCAGGTCCTGGGGAAGGGCGTGGGGCACTCCCTGCCCTCATCACAGAAACTGGGAGGCCCCCACCCAGAGGCTCAAGGGGTGAGAAGCTCCTAGAAACTAGGTGGTGAAGCCTTTCTGAGCTCTGATCAGACATAAAGGctcaagaggagagagggaatgggTGCCCACCTGCCTCAGCCCAGGGAGAGCTTTCTCCCTGACCCCCAGAATACCTGGAATCGAAAGGCTCAATTCCAGCCTGAGCGCTGGAGAAAGGGCTTCCCCAGTGTGCGCCCAGCTCACGTCACGTGTGCCCCCACACAACTCTGTGGGTACGTACAGAAGGTGCCGCTTACCTTTTTGTAGCTTGACTTCTTTATGTCCAGTTGCCGTCCTTCGGGGCTGATGGCAGATGGAAAGGCAAGTTAAGCTACGAAGCCGCAGTGTGGGACCTGCCTGACACTGAGAGGAGGCATTttcctccagcctccccaccctaCTCGGGAGGAAGCCGCTATTCCAGAGCTCTCTGCAGGGGGACGGGGGTATCCCAGGCGGATGCAGGCTTTAGGACACTCTAGAACACAGGTGGCGAACACAAGGCCCGTGAGCTGAATCCAGCTCTCCACCTCGTTTTATCGGgctgggcaccttgtttctacccggcggcagcaccgagctcctagCCTCTAGTTAAGGAGTCGTTACATTTACAtggccctaaaattacattcagccctttgaaggcaacctcgaggctgatgtagtccctggtgaaatgagtttgacacccctgggctaCATCACTGCTGTCCCATAGGTCCCTCCAAAAAGGTATTCAAtccagtagccactagccacatgtggctattaagcacttgaaatgtgactaatgTGACTAAGGAACcacattttatattgtatttaattttaattaatgtaaatttAAACAGGCACACGTGGCTAGTGGCTGAGGTACTGGATGCAGCTTTAGACGCCTCTCAGACTGGACAGCCTCCTGTGGCCTCAGAAGTCCCACCTGCAGGGGGAGCTGGTTCCGGCGCTGGGGCTGCTCTTTCTCAGGAGAGCAGCACTCGCTCCTGCTCCCCACCACTTACGTCTTCCCTGAACGTGAGCAGCACAGCAGCGGCGGGTCCCCCAGTgcgtcctccagccaccacccagGTGAAGAAGGGCTATCTAGAGCATGTCCCAGGGTCCCTGAGCTCCGTGCCACCCAACGAGGTCGGACAGATGACCAAGTGCCTGCCACACACACCAGACCTCACATTTGTCTAGGGTGCCTCACAAAAGCTCACATGTAAGTAGGGGGGAAATTACAGTAAAACCACTTtttacaaaacaacaaaaaaaagtttagTCTCAggtaaaaatcaataagcaaaccTCCTGACatgatatttattaagtgcttgcTAAATGCCAGGCTACTTAATCTTGACAGCAATCTGGCAGGTGCTCGAAGCGAGGGCTGGGAGAAGCCCAGCGGCGAGCACGCCCGCTCCAGGGCCCCGGGGAGCTGGCGTCTGGACCCAGAGGCTCCATCTTCCAAGCTCAGTCCTGTCCACAGGGGCTGTTCCCTCTCCTGGCGGCTTGTGTTCGAAGGAGGGATGAGGGTTCACACCGATTCTCCCTGCTGACACAACCTCCCGTGGCCCACCTACTTTTCAGAAGAGTGAGGGGTTGCAAGTTCCAGAAGCAGCCTCCTGGCAGAGGCTGCTCCGGACTCCTGGACAGGACGTGTGGCCCGATTCATGACAGGCGACCCAGAAGCAACACAGCAGAGGCAGTGCTCTGAGAGTCTGGGGAGCTTTAACCTTTATTTCCTTCACATCCTTTCACTGGCTATGTTTTTAAAACGCAGGACCTACTTTGCTGGGCACATCAACCCTCTACTCCACTCCTTCCAC
This portion of the Phyllostomus discolor isolate MPI-MPIP mPhyDis1 chromosome 14, mPhyDis1.pri.v3, whole genome shotgun sequence genome encodes:
- the EIF2D gene encoding eukaryotic translation initiation factor 2D isoform X3, coding for MLPGLVVPPAGLPQVQKGDLCAIVLMGNRAPVAVGVAAMSTPEMLASGLKGRGFTMLHTYQDHLWRSGDKSPPPFIAPLALDHPDLGEEKGSVPEDPALQEDMRHLALEGGGEESGENQQTCGKKTLPGASEDPSIGGLNPDPTDSKTLQEQMDELLQRCFLHALKCRVTKADLPLLTSTFLGSHVFSCCPEGRQLDIKKSSYKKLSKFLQQMQQEQIIQVKELSKGVESIVAVDWKHPRITSFVIPEPSPTSQTVQEGGREQPYHPPDIKPLYCVPASMTLLFQESGHKKGSVLEGGEVRMIVINYAKKNDLVDADNKNLVKLDPILSDCVLEKSEQHMVSKLPWDSLLTRCLEKLQPAYQVAFPGQEPIVKKGKICPVDITLAQRASNKKVTVVRNLEAYGLDPCAVAAVLQQRCQASTTVTPAPGARDSLQVQIQGNQVHHVGRLLLEEYQLPRKHVQGLEKAPKPAKKK